The Halorientalis sp. IM1011 genome window below encodes:
- a CDS encoding glycosyltransferase family 39 protein, with translation MSTVTNTVVRIKRQIRRDLRHDPYLAPILLGAFALAAFWFWHRVPNFATYDERDRLLDPLVTYSAVLDDPSLESLREGVTWSRAPFGATFYLYAVAILPVVVLAVLVGDGGAIADIYPTGWEYGHWQVWHETPAWIWSGVIAAGRFANVCLAVGSVYVTYRLGVAMRDRPTGRLAAFLLAVTFGLLMLAHEAGEDVPALFTLLCSLYLLVRYVQTGSRKLFFASCALGGFAVAFKLTAGLIVPVIGLGYLLRVRRTERAGSADGQRSTPLGSGLGFLARIRADDTVVPAAYWRPKLLVGGMAIGALGIALGFPSLLVGDFASVWQRWFGQAANRASVVVGPTAPSWWWFLRAYFAAFGLPLTVALLVGVPAGIASLRSSGDRDAGTVVAAALVIFLLVLTTWHDFRPHHLLPTFPLAILLLAAGLVTLYERRPGLARPLVAALLLSTTAFAATGVAGYAATPRAEATDWLDEHAPANATVETYHQAFDETALPHDMNISHHWGATEPDDVVPCPQYIQLSYQDLLYLRDIPVDQRERDVDEGVEARAEYIRALLDGEYAYEIEAEFGQRPPNFVPQRPEPGSLVDIIPMGITPRNDFYGDEQEMGPTQYVVILERTGECGYRPVPDWEGGV, from the coding sequence ATGTCAACAGTGACGAACACTGTCGTGCGTATCAAACGGCAGATCCGCCGGGATCTGCGGCACGACCCCTACCTCGCTCCGATCCTCCTCGGCGCGTTCGCACTGGCCGCCTTCTGGTTCTGGCACCGTGTCCCCAACTTCGCCACCTACGACGAACGTGACCGACTGCTCGACCCGCTGGTTACCTACAGCGCAGTCCTCGACGACCCCAGCCTCGAATCACTCCGGGAGGGCGTCACCTGGAGCCGTGCACCCTTCGGTGCCACGTTCTACCTCTACGCCGTCGCCATCCTCCCCGTCGTCGTCCTGGCCGTTCTCGTCGGCGACGGCGGCGCGATAGCGGACATCTATCCCACGGGATGGGAGTACGGCCACTGGCAGGTCTGGCACGAGACGCCGGCCTGGATCTGGTCCGGGGTCATCGCCGCCGGCCGCTTCGCCAACGTCTGTCTCGCCGTCGGGTCGGTCTACGTCACCTACCGCCTCGGCGTCGCGATGCGTGACCGCCCGACCGGTCGCCTCGCGGCCTTCCTGCTCGCGGTCACGTTCGGCCTCCTCATGCTCGCCCACGAGGCCGGCGAGGACGTGCCCGCGCTCTTCACCCTCCTGTGCTCGCTGTACCTGCTCGTCCGGTACGTCCAGACCGGCTCCCGGAAACTGTTCTTCGCGTCCTGTGCGCTCGGGGGCTTCGCCGTCGCGTTCAAGCTCACCGCCGGCCTGATCGTCCCCGTCATCGGCCTTGGCTACCTGCTGCGGGTCCGCCGCACCGAACGCGCGGGGTCGGCCGACGGCCAGCGCTCGACGCCACTCGGGAGCGGACTGGGCTTTCTGGCGCGCATCCGCGCGGACGACACCGTCGTCCCGGCCGCCTACTGGCGACCGAAACTCCTCGTCGGCGGGATGGCGATCGGCGCGCTCGGGATCGCCCTCGGCTTCCCCAGCCTGCTCGTCGGTGACTTCGCGTCCGTCTGGCAGCGCTGGTTCGGCCAGGCCGCCAACCGCGCCTCCGTCGTCGTCGGCCCGACCGCGCCGTCGTGGTGGTGGTTCCTCCGCGCGTACTTCGCCGCCTTCGGCCTCCCGCTCACCGTCGCGCTCCTCGTGGGCGTCCCCGCCGGCATCGCCAGCCTCCGATCCAGCGGCGACCGCGACGCCGGCACCGTCGTCGCCGCCGCGCTCGTGATCTTCCTGCTCGTGCTCACCACCTGGCACGACTTCCGCCCCCACCACCTGCTCCCCACCTTCCCGCTCGCCATCCTGTTGCTCGCCGCGGGCCTCGTCACCCTCTACGAGCGCCGCCCCGGTCTCGCCCGCCCGCTCGTCGCCGCCCTGCTACTCTCGACGACGGCCTTCGCCGCGACCGGCGTCGCCGGCTACGCCGCCACCCCCCGCGCCGAAGCCACCGACTGGCTCGACGAGCACGCCCCGGCCAACGCCACCGTCGAGACCTATCACCAGGCCTTCGACGAGACCGCCCTCCCCCACGACATGAACATCTCCCACCACTGGGGCGCGACCGAACCGGACGACGTCGTCCCCTGCCCCCAGTACATTCAGCTCTCCTATCAGGACCTGCTCTACCTCCGCGACATCCCCGTCGACCAGCGCGAACGCGACGTTGACGAGGGCGTCGAGGCCCGCGCCGAATACATTCGCGCCCTGCTCGACGGCGAGTACGCCTACGAGATCGAAGCCGAGTTCGGCCAGCGCCCGCCGAACTTCGTCCCCCAGCGCCCCGAGCCCGGCTCGCTCGTCGACATCATCCCGATGGGCATCACCCCCCGAAACGACTTCTACGGCGACGAACAGGAGATGGGCCCCACGCAGTACGTGGTGATCCTGGAGCGGACCGGCGAGTGTGGGTATCGACCGGTCCCCGACTGGGAGGGCGGGGTGTGA
- a CDS encoding universal stress protein: MYERILIPTDGSTGTAHVAMQAIDLAEQYDGTVYVLHVVDETASSLLEATGSKNELEEQGQRAVERIERMAQVHGVDTVTEIETGDPATTILDYAGEIDADVIVAGTHGRSGVERRLIGSVAERLVRHADCPVMTVRLPESDETVTDADEARELATEALAESDHGDGEVTGVERQVSVWVVDIETDDGESLVAYIDPVTQRTSMVARH; the protein is encoded by the coding sequence GTGTACGAACGTATCCTGATTCCGACGGACGGGAGTACGGGGACGGCCCACGTGGCCATGCAGGCGATCGATCTGGCCGAGCAGTACGACGGCACGGTGTACGTCCTCCACGTCGTCGACGAGACGGCGAGTTCGCTGCTGGAAGCCACCGGGTCGAAAAACGAACTGGAAGAGCAGGGCCAGCGCGCAGTCGAGCGCATCGAGCGCATGGCCCAGGTCCACGGGGTCGACACGGTGACGGAGATCGAGACTGGCGATCCGGCGACGACGATCCTCGACTACGCCGGGGAGATCGACGCGGACGTGATCGTAGCCGGCACACACGGTCGGTCGGGCGTCGAGCGGCGCCTCATCGGCAGCGTCGCCGAGCGCCTCGTCCGCCACGCCGACTGTCCAGTGATGACCGTCCGCCTGCCCGAGTCCGACGAGACGGTGACCGACGCCGACGAGGCGCGCGAACTCGCCACGGAAGCGCTGGCGGAGAGCGACCACGGCGACGGCGAGGTCACGGGCGTCGAACGACAGGTCAGCGTCTGGGTCGTCGACATCGAGACCGACGACGGCGAGTCGCTGGTGGCCTACATCGACCCGGTGACCCAGCGGACGAGTATGGTCGCGCGGCACTGA
- a CDS encoding mRNA surveillance protein pelota, producing MRIADRMQVEGGRERITVVPETLDDLWHLTYIIEPGDEVGGDTTRRIQRNDDKMRDTGGEREHMYVTLAIDDVEFARFANRLRVGGEIVDCSREDQLGHHHTLNVEERDELEIEKRWKSDQLERLNEAVEASENPDVAVATVEEGQAYVHTVAQYGTEERASITAPTGKGEYARPREELFSDLTDVLGRLDVAAIILAGPGFTKQDALDYIEDENPDVAELITTVDTSGVGDRGVHEVLKRGAVDEVQEQTRIAEEADLIDELMAQIGEGEKAAYGPEGTAKAADFGAVEHLLVLDEALRRERAEEGEWDVDVDDIVESVEQQGGEVTVFSSEFDPGMQLANLGEIAAILRYRLE from the coding sequence ATGCGAATCGCCGACCGGATGCAGGTCGAGGGCGGGAGAGAGCGGATCACCGTGGTCCCTGAGACGCTCGACGACCTGTGGCACCTCACCTACATCATCGAGCCCGGCGACGAGGTCGGCGGCGACACGACGCGGCGCATCCAGCGCAACGACGACAAGATGCGCGATACGGGCGGCGAACGCGAACACATGTACGTCACCCTCGCAATCGACGACGTGGAGTTCGCCCGCTTCGCCAATCGCCTCCGGGTCGGCGGCGAAATCGTCGACTGCTCCCGGGAGGACCAGCTGGGCCACCACCACACCCTCAACGTCGAGGAACGCGACGAACTGGAGATCGAGAAACGCTGGAAGTCAGACCAGCTCGAACGGCTGAACGAAGCCGTCGAGGCCTCCGAGAACCCCGACGTGGCCGTCGCCACCGTCGAGGAGGGCCAGGCCTACGTCCACACGGTCGCCCAGTACGGGACCGAAGAGCGCGCGAGCATCACCGCCCCGACAGGGAAAGGCGAGTACGCCCGCCCCCGCGAGGAACTGTTCTCGGACCTGACCGACGTACTCGGCCGTCTGGACGTGGCCGCGATCATCCTCGCCGGCCCCGGATTCACCAAGCAGGACGCACTCGACTACATCGAAGACGAGAACCCCGACGTTGCTGAACTGATTACGACTGTGGACACCAGCGGGGTGGGCGACCGCGGCGTCCACGAGGTTCTCAAACGCGGCGCGGTGGACGAAGTACAGGAACAGACCCGCATCGCCGAGGAGGCGGACCTGATCGACGAGTTGATGGCCCAGATCGGAGAGGGCGAGAAGGCGGCCTACGGTCCGGAAGGGACGGCCAAGGCCGCCGACTTCGGGGCTGTCGAGCACCTGCTCGTGCTGGACGAGGCGCTCCGGCGCGAACGGGCCGAGGAGGGCGAGTGGGACGTTGACGTGGACGATATCGTCGAGTCGGTCGAGCAGCAGGGCGGCGAGGTGACGGTCTTCTCCAGCGAGTTCGACCCCGGGATGCAACTGGCCAACCTCGGGGAGATCGCCGCAATCTTGCGCTACCGGCTGGAGTGA
- a CDS encoding ATP-binding protein has product MGSEGADVTSQVADLNKYGQALNNCESVEEIVSLSLEAVSLLFGFPYTTFVEVRDGDLRVVHSTYPAVSAGDEPLAVAYEAYESGETTVRSGEAAGEDADGVGAALAVPATIASDVVAIIVTRSVENREFGDDVVRPMEILSTHAATAIGNIRSRERLERARRDLEKRKEMVEMYDRLLRHDLGNDLQVIAAFSEEIAETVEGEPGDYAERVHRTAEGAMDLIRRVGDLVSTLERQDEPKPRSLSKILSAVIADTRDRYETLTVAYDPEEFDVRVFGGDLLDSVFTNVLTNAAVHNAGEVHVRVRPVEASEDRVTVSISDDGGGIPDDVTDTLFEMGVKGEDSEGTGFGLGFAKALTESYGGDIGVTESERGGADFRITLDRV; this is encoded by the coding sequence ATGGGTTCAGAAGGGGCAGACGTCACGTCACAGGTCGCCGACCTCAACAAGTACGGACAGGCGCTGAACAACTGCGAGTCCGTGGAGGAGATCGTCTCGCTCAGTCTGGAAGCCGTCTCCTTGCTCTTCGGGTTTCCCTACACCACGTTCGTCGAGGTGCGCGACGGGGACCTCCGGGTGGTCCACAGCACGTACCCGGCGGTCTCGGCGGGGGACGAACCGCTCGCGGTCGCCTACGAGGCCTACGAGAGCGGTGAGACGACAGTCCGCAGCGGCGAGGCGGCTGGCGAGGACGCGGACGGCGTCGGCGCGGCGCTCGCGGTCCCGGCGACCATCGCCAGCGACGTGGTGGCGATCATCGTCACCCGCTCGGTCGAGAACCGGGAGTTCGGCGACGATGTGGTGAGGCCGATGGAGATTCTCTCGACACACGCCGCGACGGCCATCGGAAACATCAGGTCTCGCGAGCGCCTCGAACGCGCACGTCGTGATCTGGAGAAGCGCAAGGAGATGGTCGAGATGTACGACCGACTCCTGCGCCACGACCTGGGGAACGATCTGCAGGTGATCGCGGCCTTCTCCGAGGAGATCGCGGAAACCGTCGAGGGCGAGCCCGGCGACTACGCCGAGCGCGTCCATCGGACCGCAGAGGGCGCGATGGACCTGATCCGGCGCGTCGGCGATCTCGTGTCCACGCTCGAACGCCAGGACGAACCGAAGCCACGCTCGCTCTCGAAGATTCTCTCGGCGGTGATCGCCGACACCCGCGACCGGTACGAGACGCTGACGGTCGCGTACGATCCCGAGGAGTTCGACGTGCGCGTCTTCGGCGGCGACCTGCTGGATTCTGTGTTCACGAACGTCCTCACCAACGCCGCCGTCCACAACGCTGGCGAGGTCCACGTCCGCGTCCGACCGGTCGAAGCGAGCGAGGATCGAGTCACGGTCTCGATCTCGGACGACGGCGGCGGGATCCCCGACGACGTGACCGACACACTGTTCGAGATGGGCGTCAAGGGCGAGGACAGCGAGGGGACCGGGTTCGGACTCGGGTTCGCCAAGGCACTCACCGAATCCTACGGCGGCGACATCGGCGTGACCGAGAGCGAGCGCGGCGGCGCCGACTTCCGGATCACGCTCGACCGGGTCTAG
- a CDS encoding globin-coupled sensor protein, protein MSNSLQPDHDVSDDEVITPSERRGVDGGDLAADIGLDRDEIAWRKEFTAFDGDTAATLEGMAGLFEDCADDLVEEFYDHLTGYDRTVDIFGRSSKTVEQLKTTQRQYLLDLGRGEYGRDYFEGRARIGKIHDMLDLGPRIYLGAYSIYYRGLLSEIGEAAKENAVESHGDGVEDAVDEAVDEVVERTLALTKAINLDQQVAMDTYIHSYNEQAEREAERRREQSRAVSEEVEAPLADLQATADDVADNADEIDALTTEQSQNMDTIAGEVSDMSATIEELASTADQVKATSDEAERRAETGQESAGDAIDVMEDVSESADAVADDLDELRDRVGEIDEIVDVIDDIADQTNILALNASIEAARAGEAGEGFAVVADEVKTLAEESQENAAEIEATVDRIQADTEETVAGLAETTERVERGIEAVEAAMADLEEITDAVTEASQGIREVSDATDDQAASAEEIASMVDEAVDRARDVSDAADDIAAATGTQAERVGEINDAVDRLADED, encoded by the coding sequence ATGAGTAACAGCCTCCAACCGGACCATGACGTGTCAGACGACGAAGTTATTACACCGTCAGAGCGACGGGGCGTCGACGGGGGCGATCTCGCCGCCGATATCGGTCTCGATCGGGACGAGATCGCCTGGCGCAAGGAGTTCACTGCGTTCGATGGAGATACTGCTGCGACGCTCGAAGGGATGGCCGGCCTGTTCGAGGACTGTGCCGACGACCTCGTCGAGGAGTTCTACGACCACCTGACGGGGTACGACCGGACGGTCGATATCTTCGGGCGCTCCAGCAAGACCGTCGAACAGTTGAAGACCACCCAGCGTCAGTATCTCCTCGATCTCGGCCGCGGGGAGTACGGACGGGACTACTTCGAGGGTCGCGCCCGCATCGGGAAGATCCACGACATGCTCGATCTCGGCCCGCGGATCTATCTCGGTGCCTACTCGATCTACTACCGGGGTCTCCTCTCCGAGATCGGCGAGGCGGCGAAGGAAAACGCCGTCGAGAGCCACGGGGACGGGGTGGAGGACGCCGTCGACGAGGCCGTCGACGAGGTCGTCGAGCGCACGCTCGCGCTCACGAAGGCCATCAACCTCGATCAGCAGGTGGCGATGGACACCTACATCCACTCGTACAACGAGCAGGCCGAGCGGGAGGCCGAGCGCCGACGCGAACAGTCCCGCGCCGTCAGCGAGGAGGTGGAAGCGCCACTCGCAGACCTTCAGGCGACCGCCGACGACGTGGCCGACAACGCCGACGAGATCGACGCGCTCACCACCGAACAGAGCCAGAACATGGACACCATCGCCGGAGAGGTCTCGGACATGAGCGCCACCATCGAGGAACTGGCCTCGACGGCCGATCAGGTGAAAGCCACGAGCGACGAGGCCGAACGGCGCGCCGAGACCGGACAGGAGTCCGCAGGCGACGCCATCGACGTGATGGAGGACGTGAGCGAGTCCGCCGACGCTGTCGCGGACGACCTCGACGAACTCAGGGACCGGGTCGGCGAGATCGACGAGATCGTCGACGTGATCGACGACATCGCCGACCAGACGAACATCCTCGCCCTGAACGCCTCCATCGAGGCGGCCCGCGCCGGCGAGGCCGGGGAGGGCTTCGCCGTCGTCGCCGACGAAGTGAAGACCCTCGCCGAGGAGTCACAGGAAAACGCCGCCGAGATCGAGGCCACTGTCGACCGAATTCAGGCCGACACCGAGGAGACCGTTGCGGGACTGGCCGAGACCACCGAACGCGTCGAGCGGGGTATCGAGGCAGTCGAAGCCGCGATGGCCGATCTCGAAGAGATCACCGACGCAGTCACCGAGGCGTCACAGGGGATCCGCGAGGTGTCCGACGCGACCGACGACCAGGCGGCGAGTGCCGAAGAGATCGCCAGTATGGTGGACGAGGCCGTCGACCGTGCCCGTGACGTATCGGACGCGGCCGACGATATCGCGGCCGCGACCGGCACCCAGGCCGAACGCGTCGGCGAGATCAACGACGCCGTCGATCGACTGGCCGACGAGGACTAG
- a CDS encoding MBL fold metallo-hydrolase: MRVTFLGTGSAMPTGERFQTGILLEAAGDRLLIDCGSGVLHALATTEAGYEGIDTVLLTHHHLDHVADLLPLMKARWLAGEESLEIVGPPGTPDLVDDLLSVHEYMQDRIDLTLRGVGADTDESFDVAGFTGEAMETRHSLPCNAYRLSHSADGDGETDPPVFGFSGDSEAFPELVTFFDGAAVLAHDCSFPDDVDVSNHPTPDSLGEAFATADADIGRVYLTHLYPHTEGHHEEMLDSVAERYDGDVRFARDGLSFEIR, from the coding sequence ATGCGCGTCACGTTCCTCGGCACCGGAAGCGCCATGCCGACCGGCGAACGGTTCCAGACTGGCATCCTGCTCGAAGCGGCGGGGGATCGACTGCTGATCGACTGCGGCAGCGGCGTCCTCCACGCCCTCGCGACGACGGAGGCGGGATACGAGGGGATCGACACCGTCCTCCTGACCCACCACCACCTCGATCACGTCGCGGACCTCCTGCCGCTCATGAAGGCCCGCTGGCTGGCTGGCGAGGAATCCCTCGAGATCGTCGGCCCGCCCGGCACGCCCGACCTCGTCGACGACCTGCTCTCGGTCCACGAGTACATGCAGGACCGGATCGATCTCACTCTGCGGGGGGTGGGGGCCGACACGGACGAGTCCTTCGACGTGGCTGGCTTCACCGGCGAAGCGATGGAGACCCGCCACTCCTTGCCCTGCAACGCCTATCGCCTCTCCCACTCCGCGGACGGCGACGGCGAGACCGACCCGCCGGTGTTCGGCTTCAGCGGCGACAGCGAGGCCTTCCCCGAACTGGTCACGTTCTTCGACGGGGCGGCCGTCCTCGCCCACGACTGCTCGTTCCCCGACGACGTGGACGTGTCGAACCATCCGACACCCGACTCGCTGGGCGAGGCGTTCGCGACTGCGGACGCCGACATCGGGCGAGTGTACCTCACCCATCTCTATCCACACACGGAGGGTCACCACGAGGAGATGCTGGACTCGGTTGCCGAACGCTACGACGGTGACGTGCGGTTCGCCCGCGACGGCCTCTCTTTCGAGATCCGGTGA
- a CDS encoding HpcH/HpaI aldolase/citrate lyase family protein — protein sequence MPDSQRSNALRERLENDEVALGVLDSTYSPTLVELYGDLGLDFVWIDLEHGGPSPWDAGALENLLRAAEVTDTELLVRVPTSQPEGIRKALDAGVRNVFLARAEGAEEVRRAVEAARFRYGDDPGKRGLAAPRARRWGMADDYVATEDAETMVGVTVETRETLVELDAILDIDGLGFVFVGPLDLSVQLGHPGELDHPEVREAVETVRSKAVEAGVPVGGLGFGMDDVNEKVDRGYQMLNLGSTAGALQAAVGDWLDAFEGDRS from the coding sequence ATGCCGGACTCACAGCGGTCGAACGCGCTCCGGGAGCGTCTCGAAAACGACGAGGTCGCGCTGGGCGTTCTCGACAGCACGTACAGCCCGACGCTGGTCGAGTTGTACGGCGACCTCGGACTGGACTTCGTCTGGATCGACCTGGAACACGGTGGCCCGAGCCCCTGGGACGCGGGGGCGCTGGAGAACCTGCTCCGGGCGGCGGAGGTGACCGACACGGAACTGCTCGTGCGCGTCCCGACGAGCCAGCCCGAAGGGATCAGGAAGGCCCTCGACGCGGGCGTCCGGAACGTCTTCCTCGCACGGGCGGAGGGTGCCGAGGAAGTCCGCCGGGCGGTCGAAGCGGCCCGGTTCCGTTACGGCGACGACCCCGGCAAACGCGGACTCGCCGCCCCTCGCGCCCGCCGGTGGGGGATGGCCGACGACTACGTGGCGACCGAGGACGCCGAGACGATGGTCGGCGTCACCGTCGAGACCAGAGAGACGCTGGTCGAACTCGACGCGATTCTCGACATCGACGGGCTCGGATTCGTCTTCGTCGGTCCCCTCGACCTCTCGGTCCAGCTGGGCCACCCGGGCGAACTCGACCACCCCGAAGTCAGGGAAGCCGTCGAGACCGTCCGCTCGAAGGCCGTCGAGGCCGGCGTCCCCGTCGGCGGCCTCGGGTTCGGGATGGACGACGTGAACGAGAAAGTCGATCGGGGATACCAGATGCTCAACCTGGGCAGTACGGCGGGCGCACTGCAGGCGGCGGTCGGGGACTGGCTCGACGCGTTCGAGGGCGACCGGTCCTGA
- a CDS encoding ATP-dependent helicase, with translation MGERESLVESSVDFDPAAVEIDDADVLESLEPVVREWWVEQFGEFVPENGGYFTPPQKEAIPLIHEGTNALVASPTGSGKTLASFTGIIDELFRRDRAEGLENSVYCLYISPLKSLANDIHRNLEVPLDGITEKLDDRGEDVEIRHAIRHGDTPDSERQRMLEETPHILNTTPETLAILLNSPKFREKLKTVEYVVVDEIHSLADNKRGTHLSVSLERLEALAETSPTRIGCSATVEPLDTMAEFLVGRAEPGGPAREYEIVDTRFVREFDVQLTCPTDDLINTPRDLITDRFYRELHDLIGDHTTTLVFTNTRSGAERVLQNLRERYDGYDESNSGCHHGSLSTDERQRVEGMLKAGNLDVVTTSTSLELGIDMPDLDLVVQVGSPKSVAALLQRVGRAGHQLGETVTGRVVALDRDELIECAVMLKKAEEGFVDRVFVPENAQDVAAQHVYGMAIEGPRPEREINGILRRAYPYREYGDDEWEQLLRYLTADYEGLEDRNVYAKVWRDENDPPDGEYHYDDFPVGEPLIGKRGRLARVIYMTNIGTIPDSFTCDVITRNGDEWVGQLDEEYLDTLESGDVFVLGGSNFQFRYRRGSKVYVDRTSARPTVPSWFSERLPLSYDLGREILTFQRDLVDRLTDRGPAAVRHWLREFPLSDDAVRAITRMFEQQVEYAGPESVSTDDRLVIETEMDRDAYERHYYVHSNYGRRFNDGLSRLLAYRVAQTANANVQVAVADHGFTLSMPLNRKIDLAGIVRDLEPADVREDLRNSLTGTDLLKRYFRIDATRALMILKRYKGYEKSASQQQVSSDMLLNFAEELDDFAVIAETYREILEDKLDVAAIEDVLGDVQSGDVEVVSHRVASPTPRAFGLATLMASDVVLAEDESEVLREFHERVLEEIDGERSVTTGGSG, from the coding sequence ATGGGAGAGCGCGAGTCGCTCGTCGAGTCGTCGGTAGACTTCGATCCCGCGGCCGTCGAGATCGACGACGCCGACGTGCTGGAGTCGCTCGAACCCGTGGTCCGGGAGTGGTGGGTCGAGCAGTTCGGCGAGTTCGTCCCGGAGAACGGCGGCTACTTCACCCCGCCACAGAAGGAGGCCATCCCGCTGATCCACGAGGGCACGAACGCGCTCGTGGCCTCGCCGACCGGCTCCGGCAAGACCCTAGCCAGCTTCACCGGCATCATCGACGAGTTGTTCCGCCGGGATCGCGCGGAGGGTCTCGAAAACAGCGTCTATTGCCTCTATATCTCCCCACTGAAGTCGCTGGCCAACGACATCCACCGGAATCTGGAGGTCCCCCTCGACGGGATCACCGAGAAACTCGACGACCGAGGGGAAGACGTCGAAATCCGCCACGCGATCCGGCACGGCGACACCCCCGATAGCGAGCGCCAGCGGATGCTGGAGGAGACACCACACATCCTCAACACCACGCCGGAAACGCTCGCAATCTTGCTGAACTCGCCGAAGTTCCGGGAGAAGCTGAAAACTGTGGAGTACGTCGTCGTCGACGAGATCCACAGCCTCGCCGACAACAAGCGCGGCACCCACCTCTCGGTGTCGCTCGAACGACTGGAAGCGCTCGCCGAGACCTCGCCCACCCGGATCGGCTGTTCGGCGACGGTCGAACCGCTGGATACGATGGCGGAGTTTCTGGTCGGACGGGCGGAACCGGGCGGCCCTGCGAGGGAGTACGAGATCGTCGACACGCGCTTCGTCCGCGAGTTCGACGTACAGCTCACCTGCCCGACGGACGACCTGATCAACACGCCACGGGACCTGATCACCGACCGGTTCTACCGCGAACTGCACGACCTGATCGGGGACCACACGACGACGCTCGTGTTCACGAACACCCGGTCGGGGGCCGAACGCGTCCTCCAGAACCTGCGGGAGCGCTACGACGGCTACGACGAGTCCAATTCGGGCTGTCACCACGGCAGTCTCTCGACCGACGAGCGCCAGCGCGTCGAGGGGATGCTCAAAGCCGGCAACCTGGACGTGGTGACCACCTCGACGAGCCTCGAACTGGGGATCGACATGCCCGACCTGGATCTGGTGGTGCAGGTCGGCTCCCCGAAATCCGTCGCCGCCCTGCTCCAGCGGGTCGGCCGGGCAGGCCACCAGCTCGGCGAGACGGTGACCGGCCGGGTCGTCGCGCTCGACCGCGACGAACTGATCGAGTGTGCGGTGATGCTCAAGAAAGCCGAGGAGGGGTTCGTCGATCGGGTGTTCGTCCCCGAGAACGCACAGGACGTGGCCGCCCAGCACGTCTACGGGATGGCGATCGAGGGGCCCCGGCCCGAGCGCGAGATCAACGGGATCCTCCGTCGGGCCTACCCCTACCGCGAGTACGGTGACGACGAGTGGGAGCAGTTGCTCCGGTACCTCACCGCCGACTACGAGGGGCTGGAGGACCGCAACGTCTACGCCAAGGTCTGGCGCGACGAGAACGATCCGCCCGACGGGGAGTACCACTACGACGACTTCCCCGTCGGCGAACCCCTGATCGGCAAGCGCGGCCGCCTCGCGCGGGTCATCTACATGACCAACATCGGAACGATCCCGGACTCCTTTACCTGCGACGTGATCACTCGCAACGGCGACGAGTGGGTCGGGCAACTCGACGAGGAGTACCTCGACACGCTCGAATCGGGCGACGTGTTCGTGCTGGGCGGGAGTAACTTCCAGTTTCGATACCGACGCGGGTCGAAGGTCTACGTCGACCGGACGAGTGCGCGCCCGACGGTCCCCTCGTGGTTCTCCGAACGCCTCCCGCTGTCCTACGATCTGGGCCGGGAGATCCTGACCTTCCAGCGGGACCTCGTGGACCGGTTGACCGATCGCGGCCCGGCGGCCGTCCGGCACTGGCTGCGGGAGTTCCCGCTCTCGGACGACGCCGTCCGCGCCATCACGCGAATGTTCGAGCAGCAGGTCGAGTACGCCGGGCCCGAGAGCGTCAGCACGGACGACCGACTGGTGATCGAGACCGAGATGGACCGGGACGCCTACGAACGCCACTACTACGTTCACTCGAACTACGGCCGGCGGTTCAACGACGGCCTCTCGCGGCTCCTGGCCTACCGCGTGGCCCAGACCGCAAACGCCAACGTACAGGTGGCGGTCGCCGATCACGGGTTTACCCTGTCGATGCCACTCAACCGGAAGATCGACCTCGCCGGGATCGTTCGCGATCTGGAGCCCGCAGACGTGCGTGAGGACCTTAGGAACAGCTTAACGGGGACCGATCTCCTGAAACGGTACTTCAGGATCGACGCGACGCGGGCGCTGATGATCCTGAAACGCTACAAGGGCTACGAGAAGTCTGCGAGTCAGCAACAGGTCTCCAGCGACATGCTCCTGAACTTCGCCGAGGAACTCGACGACTTCGCCGTGATAGCGGAGACCTACCGGGAGATACTGGAGGACAAACTCGACGTCGCGGCCATCGAGGACGTGCTCGGGGACGTCCAGTCCGGCGACGTCGAAGTCGTCTCCCACCGGGTCGCGTCCCCGACCCCGCGCGCGTTCGGACTGGCAACGCTGATGGCCTCGGACGTGGTGCTCGCCGAAGACGAGAGCGAGGTCCTCCGGGAGTTCCACGAGCGCGTCCTCGAGGAAATCGACGGCGAACGGAGCGTCACGACCGGCGGATCAGGGTAG